In one Aulosira sp. FACHB-615 genomic region, the following are encoded:
- a CDS encoding CHAT domain-containing protein — protein sequence MARKWALLLRAVESVLRRIHQWISRILFSRRGYFRLVVVMLLGMFILTVEMPMVLSQMTGARQIAQNLGEAQKLEKQDIKQQIDKIKQLQSEGRYYTACETLIKIVLPFSTGLTCDDLEQKYGESELTYWQEIKNNITNQNNETQVVFWFYFGENLRVIGDLDKSQEALEKGLEVAKNVSPDQEAVISLSLANTFRAKGNLERDRLLPPQYDYLPWQYVDKISFIAKEEYKKEYDSIIFNYENAFKKYENAAEISQSIPESKKLSILYLTAQVNRISLMIELEQVPNENDLLNLKDKLSNLPVSLEKVYIQISFFKSLVYLQQLPNNSLFWTSWKDIVSQLECLTEEARKLSNQRAESYVLGNLGGLYEYEYCIQKDDNCQDSIPNKSLNDETWKKAQEFTQEALYLAQPSEAPDIAYQWQWQMGRLLKEKGEIREAIPNYQASVNTLKSVRGDLLTINSDVQFSFRDNVEPLYRELVDLLLQIGGENNLIEARKSIDSLRLAELENFVRCKLQNKEQLTNPDALTILIYPIILKNRLEVIVQSKTELRHYKNNHVDQDTVEKTIKQLRTELYRNVIEKELYLYSQQVYNWLIRPIEQEKVLDPKKIKTVVFILDGSFRKIPMASLHDSVENKFLVEKYAIAISAGLELPVSQQNKELKGLIAGQSLDIPGYGPIEYVGESKGKDKSEIRGIETVWQNAKKYVTALLDKELNKKVLENELSSNSHTVIHIATHGQFSSNPTETFIITAPGEQLRLNELKTKLQRRNRKPIELLVFSACETAKGDNRAILGLAGITVQSGVSSTIGTLWSVDDYSTSKLMKQFYQELLNNKLNPAEALQKAQITLLQKKIHDDFIYSPYHWSPYIIVGNWRSISNF from the coding sequence TGGCAAGAAAATGGGCTTTACTTCTCCGTGCAGTGGAATCGGTTTTAAGGCGGATACATCAGTGGATATCTAGAATTTTATTCAGTCGCCGGGGATACTTTCGCCTAGTTGTGGTGATGCTGCTAGGAATGTTTATCTTGACTGTGGAAATGCCGATGGTATTGTCGCAAATGACTGGTGCAAGGCAAATTGCTCAAAATCTGGGTGAGGCTCAAAAGCTTGAAAAACAGGATATAAAACAGCAAATCGATAAAATTAAACAATTACAGAGTGAAGGGCGTTATTATACGGCTTGTGAGACTTTAATTAAAATAGTACTTCCTTTTTCAACCGGATTAACTTGTGATGATTTAGAACAAAAGTATGGGGAAAGTGAACTAACTTATTGGCAAGAAATTAAAAACAATATTACAAATCAAAATAACGAAACTCAAGTAGTTTTTTGGTTTTACTTTGGAGAAAATTTGCGTGTAATTGGTGACTTAGATAAGTCGCAAGAAGCTTTAGAAAAAGGTTTAGAAGTTGCTAAAAATGTATCACCAGATCAAGAAGCAGTCATATCTCTCAGTTTGGCTAATACATTTAGAGCAAAAGGAAATTTGGAACGCGATCGGCTATTGCCTCCGCAGTATGACTATTTACCTTGGCAATATGTAGATAAAATTAGTTTTATTGCAAAGGAAGAATATAAAAAAGAATATGACAGTATTATTTTTAATTATGAAAATGCTTTTAAAAAATATGAAAATGCCGCAGAAATTAGTCAAAGTATTCCAGAAAGTAAAAAATTATCAATTCTTTATCTGACAGCACAGGTAAATCGTATAAGTCTAATGATAGAGCTTGAGCAAGTGCCCAACGAAAATGATTTATTGAATTTGAAAGATAAATTGTCTAATTTACCTGTAAGTCTGGAAAAAGTTTATATACAAATTAGTTTTTTTAAAAGCCTTGTTTATCTACAACAATTGCCTAATAACTCTCTTTTTTGGACTTCTTGGAAGGATATTGTCAGCCAGTTGGAGTGCTTAACAGAAGAAGCCAGGAAACTCAGTAATCAACGTGCGGAATCCTACGTTCTTGGTAATCTTGGTGGTTTGTATGAGTATGAGTATTGTATCCAGAAAGATGATAATTGTCAGGATAGTATTCCAAATAAATCTTTAAATGATGAAACTTGGAAAAAAGCGCAAGAATTTACCCAAGAAGCACTATACCTCGCTCAACCTAGTGAAGCGCCAGATATAGCATATCAGTGGCAATGGCAGATGGGGCGTTTGTTGAAGGAGAAAGGTGAAATAAGAGAGGCTATCCCTAACTACCAAGCATCTGTCAATACACTTAAATCTGTGCGTGGTGATTTGCTGACGATTAATTCCGATGTGCAGTTTTCTTTCAGGGATAATGTAGAGCCTTTATATCGAGAGTTGGTTGACTTGCTTTTACAAATTGGTGGAGAAAATAACTTAATTGAAGCACGGAAGTCAATTGATAGTCTTCGATTAGCTGAACTTGAAAATTTTGTTCGTTGTAAATTGCAAAATAAAGAACAATTGACAAACCCGGATGCTTTAACGATATTAATATATCCAATCATTCTCAAAAATAGACTTGAAGTAATTGTCCAGTCAAAAACTGAATTACGTCATTACAAAAATAATCATGTTGATCAAGACACAGTAGAAAAAACAATTAAACAACTTCGGACTGAGCTTTATCGAAATGTTATAGAAAAAGAGTTATATTTATATTCACAACAGGTATATAACTGGTTAATCCGACCCATTGAACAGGAGAAAGTTTTAGATCCTAAAAAAATTAAAACTGTGGTGTTTATTTTAGATGGGTCTTTCCGAAAGATACCGATGGCATCTTTACATGACAGTGTTGAGAATAAATTTTTAGTTGAGAAATATGCAATTGCTATATCTGCCGGTTTAGAACTACCAGTATCTCAACAAAATAAGGAGTTAAAGGGACTAATAGCAGGACAGTCGCTAGACATTCCTGGTTATGGCCCAATCGAATATGTAGGCGAATCTAAAGGCAAAGATAAGAGTGAAATAAGAGGAATTGAAACAGTTTGGCAAAACGCAAAAAAATATGTTACAGCACTTCTTGATAAAGAATTAAACAAAAAAGTTCTAGAAAATGAACTCAGTTCTAATTCTCACACTGTAATTCACATTGCAACTCATGGTCAGTTTAGTTCCAATCCCACAGAGACTTTTATTATAACTGCACCGGGTGAGCAGTTGCGTTTAAATGAATTAAAAACTAAACTCCAAAGAAGAAATAGAAAACCTATTGAATTACTAGTCTTCAGTGCTTGTGAAACAGCAAAGGGCGATAATCGTGCTATTTTGGGATTGGCAGGAATTACTGTACAGTCAGGAGTAAGTAGTACTATTGGAACTTTATGGAGTGTGGATGATTACTCAACATCTAAACTTATGAAACAGTTTTATCAAGAGTTATTAAACAATAAACTCAATCCTGCTGAGGCTCTTCAAAAAGCCCAAATTACGCTTTTACAAAAAAAGATACATGATGACTTTATATATAGTCCATACCATTGGTCTCCATACATAATAGTAGGTAACTGGCGTTCAA